From the genome of Halobellus litoreus, one region includes:
- a CDS encoding TMEM165/GDT1 family protein — MSSYLEILVVAFVAQLAVLPGEKVQFIIAGLSTRYDPKVVVAAAGSAFAGWTAVEILFGRALQAALPPVVLDAVTAALFLAFAVLLYRSAPSSESATAVSAATETDGGFADGTAPALPGPLERYSGSFGGFLPIFVMMVTGEFGDKTQLVTIGLAVQYGATSAIWVGEMLAIIPISLANAYFFHTFAHRVNMRKAHLAAAALFAFFGADTVLSILTGFSVWETFIGAVSAAAAGLL, encoded by the coding sequence GTGAGTTCCTACCTCGAGATCCTCGTCGTCGCGTTCGTCGCACAGTTGGCCGTCCTCCCCGGCGAGAAGGTGCAGTTCATCATCGCCGGCCTCTCGACGCGCTACGACCCGAAGGTCGTCGTCGCCGCCGCGGGCTCGGCGTTCGCCGGGTGGACCGCGGTCGAGATCCTCTTCGGACGGGCGCTGCAGGCGGCGCTGCCGCCGGTCGTGCTCGACGCGGTGACGGCGGCGCTCTTCCTCGCCTTCGCCGTGCTGCTGTACCGGTCGGCACCGTCGTCGGAGTCGGCGACAGCGGTGTCCGCCGCGACCGAGACCGATGGGGGCTTCGCGGATGGGACGGCGCCGGCCCTCCCGGGCCCGCTGGAGCGGTACTCGGGCTCTTTCGGCGGCTTCCTCCCCATCTTCGTGATGATGGTCACCGGCGAGTTCGGCGACAAGACGCAACTGGTCACGATCGGACTGGCCGTCCAGTACGGCGCGACCTCGGCGATCTGGGTCGGCGAGATGCTCGCGATCATCCCGATCAGCCTCGCGAACGCGTACTTCTTCCACACGTTCGCCCACCGGGTAAATATGCGGAAGGCCCACCTCGCGGCGGCGGCCCTCTTCGCGTTCTTCGGAGCGGACACGGTCCTCTCGATCCTGACCGGGTTCTCGGTGTGGGAGACGTTCATCGGCGCGGTCAGCGCCGCCGCGGCCGGACTCCTCTGA
- a CDS encoding metal-dependent transcriptional regulator yields MLSDVMEDYLKVIYEIQARSGPPVSTSAVAEALDKTPATVTSMLGTLEERGLVTREKYKGAELTQEGETVALEVLRHHRLLEAYLAEQLDYAWSEVHDEADALEHHISEEFERRVAATLDDPAVDPHGDPIPSADLTPLEEDETTPLSTHDVGDRVVVSRVSDRDREELEYLAAAGITPETTLEVVDVAPFGMVTVRTDDGAEQSLPDSVADAIRVRPATQAADSEDRTEVTDA; encoded by the coding sequence ATGTTGAGCGACGTGATGGAGGACTATCTGAAGGTGATCTACGAGATCCAGGCCCGATCGGGGCCGCCGGTCTCCACCTCCGCGGTCGCCGAGGCGCTCGACAAGACGCCGGCGACGGTGACGAGTATGCTCGGGACCCTCGAAGAGCGCGGACTCGTGACGCGAGAGAAGTACAAGGGGGCCGAACTCACCCAGGAGGGGGAGACCGTCGCGCTCGAAGTGCTCCGTCATCACCGGCTGCTCGAGGCGTACCTCGCCGAGCAACTCGATTACGCCTGGAGCGAGGTACACGACGAGGCCGACGCGCTCGAACACCACATCAGCGAGGAGTTTGAGCGCCGCGTCGCGGCCACACTCGACGATCCCGCGGTCGACCCGCACGGCGATCCGATCCCCTCCGCGGATCTCACGCCGTTGGAAGAGGACGAAACCACGCCGCTCTCGACGCACGACGTCGGGGACCGCGTCGTCGTCTCCCGAGTCAGTGACCGGGACCGCGAGGAACTCGAATACCTGGCCGCGGCGGGCATCACGCCGGAGACGACGCTCGAAGTCGTCGACGTCGCTCCCTTCGGAATGGTCACCGTCCGAACCGACGACGGCGCCGAGCAGAGCCTCCCCGATTCGGTCGCCGACGCGATACGCGTCCGGCCGGCGACCCAGGCGGCCGACTCCGAGGATCGGACCGAGGTGACGGACGCGTGA
- a CDS encoding metallophosphoesterase, whose amino-acid sequence MDAVDYLPRAASLSAADALVVADLHVGRSEASEVEFPLGERRDLLERLRALLAAADPETVVFAGDVLHRFGTVSERSRETVEQLAEACRDAGCRPVFVRGNHDTALDAVRGDVRDAYVAGEDPRIVVCHGHEEPSVDADAYVIGHDHPAIEIEGQRRPCFLHVPAAYRDADVLMVPAFSRLAAGVAINDARAGDLLSPLLDDLDDVRPVVYDEEREEALTFPPLGSFRRLL is encoded by the coding sequence GTGGACGCCGTCGACTACCTCCCGCGGGCGGCCTCCCTCTCGGCAGCGGACGCGCTCGTCGTCGCGGACCTCCACGTGGGGCGAAGCGAGGCGTCGGAGGTCGAGTTTCCGCTCGGCGAGCGACGCGACCTCCTCGAACGACTTCGGGCACTCCTCGCCGCTGCTGACCCCGAAACGGTCGTCTTCGCCGGCGACGTCCTCCACCGGTTCGGGACGGTCTCAGAGCGCAGTCGCGAGACGGTCGAGCAACTCGCCGAAGCCTGCCGCGACGCCGGGTGCCGCCCGGTCTTCGTCCGCGGGAATCACGACACCGCACTGGACGCCGTCCGAGGCGACGTCCGAGACGCCTACGTCGCCGGCGAGGATCCCCGGATCGTCGTCTGTCACGGCCACGAGGAGCCGTCCGTCGACGCCGACGCATACGTGATCGGCCACGACCACCCCGCGATCGAGATTGAAGGACAGCGACGCCCCTGCTTCCTCCACGTACCCGCTGCGTACCGTGACGCGGACGTCCTGATGGTTCCGGCGTTCTCGCGGCTCGCGGCCGGCGTGGCGATCAACGATGCGCGGGCGGGCGACCTCCTGTCACCGCTTCTCGACGACCTCGACGACGTCCGGCCGGTCGTCTACGACGAGGAGCGCGAGGAAGCGCTCACGTTCCCGCCCCTCGGGTCGTTTCGCCGGCTGCTCTGA
- a CDS encoding NAD(P)/FAD-dependent oxidoreductase → MDGDSVVVVGAGLAGLVAARRLAASGADVTVVERRSTVGGRVRTETRDGFTLDRGFQVLFTAYPAVGRELDLEALDLRHFRPGAVIARPGSRSVLSDPLRDIRAASASIRNPEVTLSDKLRTLLLRQHVGTRTESEIFRSTDRSIRSSLREWGFSEDYVDHFVAPFYGGITLDRSLSTSKRVFEYTFKALSAGSIAVPAAGMASIPEQLAERARTAGAQISRSERVRSIEDAGGGTVTVETDAEAMDADAVVVATDPKEAHRLTEVESIPRDARGCVTQYYRLPAGSAPRTGRKILLNAADPSPNTVVPMSEVAPEYAPDGAALFNATFLGDAALDRDASALADETRLTLESWYPERDFAALEPIRTHRIEFAQFDQPPGIHESLPDARAPGGRTYLAGDYTAWSSIQGAMRSGREAARAVERDR, encoded by the coding sequence ATGGACGGAGACTCCGTGGTAGTCGTCGGAGCCGGGCTGGCCGGACTCGTCGCCGCCCGACGACTCGCCGCGTCGGGCGCGGACGTGACCGTCGTAGAGCGACGTTCGACCGTGGGCGGACGGGTGCGAACCGAGACGCGAGACGGGTTCACCCTCGACCGCGGTTTTCAGGTGCTCTTCACCGCGTATCCGGCCGTCGGTCGGGAACTGGATCTGGAGGCGCTGGATCTCCGGCACTTCCGCCCCGGCGCGGTCATCGCCCGCCCCGGGTCGCGGTCGGTGCTCTCGGACCCGCTTCGGGACATCCGCGCGGCGTCGGCGTCGATCCGCAACCCAGAGGTGACGCTGAGCGACAAACTCCGGACGCTGCTGCTCCGCCAACACGTCGGCACGCGGACGGAGTCGGAGATCTTCCGCTCGACGGATCGGTCGATCCGCTCGTCCCTCCGCGAGTGGGGCTTTTCCGAAGACTACGTCGATCACTTCGTCGCGCCCTTTTACGGAGGCATCACGCTCGATCGATCGCTCTCGACCTCCAAACGCGTCTTCGAGTACACGTTCAAGGCGCTCTCGGCGGGCTCGATCGCGGTCCCTGCGGCGGGAATGGCTTCGATCCCCGAGCAACTCGCCGAACGCGCACGGACCGCTGGCGCACAGATCAGCCGCTCCGAACGAGTCCGCTCGATCGAAGACGCCGGCGGCGGCACCGTCACCGTCGAAACGGACGCGGAGGCGATGGACGCCGACGCCGTCGTCGTCGCCACCGACCCGAAGGAGGCGCATCGGCTCACGGAGGTCGAATCGATCCCGCGAGACGCCCGCGGCTGCGTGACGCAGTACTACCGTTTGCCGGCGGGATCGGCCCCCCGGACGGGGCGGAAGATCCTGCTCAACGCCGCCGACCCGTCGCCGAACACGGTCGTCCCGATGTCGGAAGTCGCGCCCGAATACGCGCCCGACGGGGCGGCGCTGTTCAACGCGACGTTCCTGGGCGACGCTGCGCTCGACCGCGACGCGTCGGCGCTCGCCGACGAGACGCGGCTGACGCTGGAGTCGTGGTATCCCGAACGCGACTTCGCGGCGCTCGAACCGATCCGAACGCACCGGATCGAGTTCGCGCAGTTCGATCAGCCGCCGGGGATCCACGAGTCGCTGCCGGACGCCCGCGCGCCGGGCGGGCGGACCTACCTCGCCGGCGACTACACCGCGTGGTCCTCGATCCAGGGAGCGATGCGGAGCGGCCGCGAGGCTGCTCGCGCGGTCGAACGCGACCGCTGA
- a CDS encoding DUF420 domain-containing protein gives MATSSTDNAVKRHPLAITALLSVVGYAAVVGTFLGVVPRSVFPDLSLWAVNRLADAIAVVNAVNVLVIAAGWRWIRRDEVEKHAAAMVTSFLLILVFLVLYLTKIGGGGTKEFVGPALVYYPYLAMLAVHIVLSIVSVPVVLYALVLGVTHSPAELRTETPHRRVGRIAASAWLLSLALGVVTYLLLNHAFSWEYVESATAALVLL, from the coding sequence ATGGCAACTTCGAGCACCGACAACGCGGTCAAACGCCACCCGCTGGCGATCACCGCCCTGCTCTCGGTCGTCGGGTACGCCGCCGTCGTCGGGACGTTCCTCGGCGTGGTTCCGAGAAGCGTGTTCCCGGATCTGTCGCTGTGGGCCGTGAACCGCCTCGCCGACGCCATCGCCGTCGTCAACGCCGTCAACGTCCTCGTGATCGCCGCCGGCTGGCGGTGGATCCGCCGCGACGAGGTCGAGAAGCACGCGGCTGCGATGGTGACCTCCTTTCTCCTCATCCTCGTGTTTCTGGTCCTCTATCTCACGAAGATCGGCGGCGGCGGCACGAAGGAGTTCGTCGGCCCGGCGCTGGTGTACTACCCCTATCTGGCGATGCTCGCGGTCCACATCGTCCTCTCTATCGTGTCGGTGCCGGTGGTGCTGTACGCGCTCGTGCTCGGGGTCACCCACTCGCCGGCGGAGTTGCGGACCGAGACGCCGCACCGTCGCGTCGGCCGGATCGCCGCCTCGGCGTGGCTGCTGTCGCTCGCGCTCGGCGTCGTCACGTACCTCCTCCTGAACCACGCGTTCAGCTGGGAGTACGTCGAATCCGCCACCGCGGCGTTGGTTCTGCTCTGA
- a CDS encoding LysE family translocator produces the protein MTSLVATLAAGVVFGVALAAPPGPMNAIIAEESVLRGWLAGFKAGLGAMTADGIFLVLALLGVVAFVERFPLVRGVMIGIGGVLMLYFAYGAATDVRSSFRAGEGATDAADPRVGTGFRKAFVLALTNPYQILFWLTIGVGLLQPGTLDVLAQTPYVGESLAGIVVVDTGSPALIGGFFGGIVLWITGFPAALVGAERRVDAFAPVVAGVSAVVLAGFGVLFVTQSIAALS, from the coding sequence ATGACGAGTCTCGTCGCGACGCTGGCCGCCGGCGTCGTCTTCGGCGTCGCGCTCGCGGCACCGCCCGGTCCGATGAACGCGATCATCGCCGAGGAGAGCGTTCTCAGAGGGTGGCTCGCGGGGTTCAAGGCCGGCCTCGGCGCGATGACGGCCGACGGAATCTTCCTCGTGCTCGCGCTGCTCGGCGTCGTCGCATTCGTCGAGCGATTCCCGCTCGTTCGCGGGGTGATGATCGGCATCGGCGGCGTGTTGATGCTGTACTTCGCCTACGGGGCGGCGACCGACGTTCGGTCGTCGTTCCGCGCGGGTGAGGGGGCCACGGACGCCGCGGATCCGCGCGTCGGGACCGGGTTCAGAAAGGCGTTCGTGCTGGCGCTCACGAACCCCTATCAGATCCTCTTTTGGCTCACGATCGGGGTCGGACTGCTCCAGCCCGGGACGCTCGACGTCCTGGCGCAGACCCCGTACGTCGGCGAGTCGCTGGCGGGGATCGTGGTCGTCGACACCGGGTCACCCGCGCTCATCGGGGGCTTTTTCGGCGGGATCGTCCTCTGGATCACCGGCTTCCCCGCCGCGCTCGTCGGCGCCGAGCGGCGCGTCGACGCCTTCGCCCCGGTCGTCGCCGGCGTCAGCGCCGTCGTTCTCGCCGGGTTCGGCGTGCTCTTCGTGACGCAGAGCATCGCCGCTCTGTCGTAA
- a CDS encoding NAD(P)-dependent glycerol-1-phosphate dehydrogenase, protein MFEKTTWIKLPRNVLVGHGVLDDLSAAVEDLYLSGRPLVVTSPTPDGLVGDRVRAQFDVAGTTAIETASFDAVERVVDDAEAADAGYLIGLGGGKPIDTAKMASDRLGCGFVSVPTAASHDGIVSGRSSIPEGDTRHSVAADPPLAVVADTEILAEAPWELTTAGCADIISNYTAVKDWQLAHRLKNVEYSEYAGALSQMTAEMLVESSEAIKPGFEESAWLVAKALVSSGVAMSIAGSSRPASGAEHLISHQLDRLVPGAALHGHQVGVAAIVTEYLHSGERGEWADIRDALEEMGAPTTAAELGIDDDTFLEALTTAHSIRDRYTILGDGVSEAAALEAATFTGVI, encoded by the coding sequence ATGTTCGAGAAGACGACGTGGATCAAGCTCCCGCGGAACGTCCTCGTCGGCCACGGCGTTCTCGACGACCTGTCCGCGGCGGTCGAGGACCTCTATCTCTCCGGCCGCCCGCTCGTGGTGACGAGCCCGACGCCGGACGGCCTCGTAGGCGACCGAGTGCGGGCCCAGTTCGACGTGGCCGGAACGACCGCGATCGAGACGGCGAGCTTCGACGCCGTCGAACGCGTCGTCGACGACGCCGAAGCGGCTGACGCGGGCTACCTGATCGGGCTCGGGGGCGGCAAGCCGATCGACACCGCGAAGATGGCCTCGGACCGACTGGGCTGTGGCTTCGTCTCCGTGCCGACCGCCGCGAGTCACGACGGCATCGTCTCGGGGCGCTCGTCGATCCCCGAGGGCGACACCAGACACTCGGTCGCCGCGGACCCGCCGCTGGCGGTCGTCGCCGACACGGAGATCCTGGCGGAGGCGCCCTGGGAACTCACGACCGCCGGCTGTGCGGACATCATCTCGAACTACACCGCCGTCAAGGACTGGCAGCTCGCCCACCGGCTGAAGAACGTCGAGTACAGCGAGTACGCTGGCGCGCTCTCGCAGATGACCGCGGAGATGCTCGTCGAGTCATCCGAGGCGATCAAGCCCGGCTTCGAGGAGTCGGCGTGGCTGGTCGCGAAGGCGCTCGTCTCCTCCGGCGTCGCGATGTCGATCGCCGGGTCGTCGCGGCCGGCCTCGGGCGCGGAGCACCTCATCTCACACCAGCTCGATCGCCTGGTCCCCGGGGCCGCGCTCCACGGCCACCAGGTCGGCGTCGCGGCCATCGTCACGGAGTACCTCCACTCAGGCGAGCGCGGCGAGTGGGCCGACATCCGCGACGCCCTGGAGGAGATGGGCGCGCCGACGACCGCCGCCGAACTCGGCATCGACGACGACACGTTCCTGGAGGCGCTGACGACAGCGCACTCGATCCGCGACCGGTACACGATCCTCGGCGACGGCGTGAGCGAGGCCGCGGCGCTCGAAGCGGCGACGTTCACGGGCGTGATCTAA
- the ppsA gene encoding phosphoenolpyruvate synthase, producing MAVAWLDDVRSADVDHVGGKAASLGELTAAGLPVPSGFVVTAATYREFIEDAGIDEELFAAVDVDHEDTEALREAHERAHELIMETPVPDDVRDGIVSAYRDLGDGERFVAVRSSATAEDLPDASFAGQQETFLNVQEADLVERVKECWASLFSQRAIYYRNRQGFPHREVDIAVVVQEMVDAEKSGVLFTSHPSTGEPQIIIEAAWGLGEAVVSGSVSPDNYVIDRETADVETVTVADKKMMMVKDEETGETVEREVPDEKRSKRVLSDGEIAELVELGERVEDHYGTPQDVEWAIHGGEVYMLQSRPITTIDDEESAAEASVAGNGGANGDSNGSEGDDDILFRGLGSSPGIASGEARIVTKLDHLDQVGDGDIIVTEMTMPDMVPAMKRASGIVTDEGGMTSHAAIVSRELGVPAVVGTGSATRQLEDGQPITIDGDKGTVRAGAKEKEEQHEPIEEARPKTPVKPMTATEVKVNVSIPEAAERAAATGADGVGLLRTEHMVLSLGKTPTKYIADNGERAYVDELVDGIRTAAEEFYPRPVRVRTLDAPTDEFRQLEGGGDEPREHNPMLGYRGIRRSLDNPGLFEHELEAFRRIFEMGYDNVEIMFPLVNDAEDVFRARELMERAGVDPEKREWGVMVETPAAALGVESMAEAGIDFVSFGTNDLTQYTLAVDRNNERVADRFDELHPSVLKLMGDTIETCRELGVKTSICGQAASKPRMVQFLVEKGISSVSANIDAVRDVQHEAKRIEQRLILDSVR from the coding sequence ATGGCTGTAGCTTGGCTGGACGACGTGCGGTCCGCCGACGTCGATCACGTCGGCGGGAAGGCGGCTTCGCTGGGCGAACTCACCGCGGCAGGGCTGCCGGTGCCGTCGGGATTCGTCGTGACCGCCGCGACGTACCGCGAGTTCATCGAGGACGCGGGTATCGACGAGGAACTGTTCGCGGCCGTCGACGTCGACCACGAGGACACCGAGGCGCTCCGCGAGGCTCACGAGCGCGCCCACGAGCTCATTATGGAGACGCCGGTCCCCGACGACGTCAGAGACGGGATCGTCTCGGCGTATCGGGACCTCGGCGACGGCGAGCGCTTCGTCGCCGTCCGCTCCTCGGCGACCGCGGAGGACCTGCCGGACGCCTCCTTCGCCGGTCAACAGGAGACGTTCCTGAACGTCCAGGAGGCGGACCTGGTCGAACGGGTCAAGGAGTGCTGGGCGTCGCTGTTCTCCCAGCGCGCGATCTACTACCGGAACCGCCAGGGGTTCCCCCACCGCGAGGTCGACATCGCGGTCGTCGTCCAGGAGATGGTCGACGCCGAGAAGTCGGGCGTGCTGTTCACCTCTCACCCCTCGACGGGCGAACCGCAGATCATCATCGAGGCCGCCTGGGGACTGGGCGAGGCGGTCGTCTCCGGGTCGGTCTCTCCCGACAACTACGTCATCGATCGGGAGACGGCAGACGTGGAGACGGTCACCGTCGCCGACAAGAAGATGATGATGGTCAAAGACGAGGAGACCGGCGAGACCGTCGAGCGGGAGGTACCGGACGAGAAGCGGAGCAAGCGGGTGCTCTCCGACGGTGAGATCGCGGAACTGGTCGAACTCGGCGAGCGCGTCGAGGATCACTACGGCACCCCGCAGGACGTCGAGTGGGCGATCCACGGCGGCGAGGTGTACATGCTCCAGTCGCGGCCGATCACGACTATCGACGACGAGGAGAGCGCGGCCGAGGCGTCCGTCGCCGGGAACGGCGGCGCGAACGGCGACTCGAACGGGAGCGAGGGCGACGACGACATCCTCTTCCGCGGCCTCGGATCCAGCCCCGGGATCGCCTCCGGGGAGGCCCGGATCGTCACGAAACTCGACCACCTCGATCAGGTCGGCGACGGCGACATCATCGTGACCGAGATGACGATGCCCGATATGGTCCCGGCGATGAAGCGCGCCTCGGGAATCGTCACCGACGAGGGCGGAATGACCTCCCACGCCGCGATCGTCTCCCGCGAACTCGGCGTCCCGGCGGTCGTCGGCACGGGGTCGGCGACGCGCCAGCTCGAAGACGGCCAGCCGATCACCATCGACGGCGACAAGGGCACCGTCCGCGCGGGTGCCAAAGAGAAGGAGGAGCAGCACGAACCGATCGAGGAGGCCCGTCCGAAGACGCCCGTCAAGCCGATGACGGCGACGGAGGTCAAGGTCAACGTCTCGATCCCCGAAGCCGCAGAGCGGGCGGCGGCGACCGGCGCGGACGGCGTCGGCCTCCTCCGGACCGAGCACATGGTCCTCTCGCTCGGGAAGACGCCCACGAAGTACATCGCGGACAACGGCGAGCGCGCGTACGTCGACGAACTCGTCGACGGGATCCGCACGGCCGCCGAGGAGTTCTACCCCCGACCGGTCCGCGTCCGGACGCTCGACGCCCCGACCGACGAGTTCCGGCAGCTGGAGGGCGGCGGCGACGAACCCCGCGAACACAACCCGATGCTGGGCTACCGCGGGATCCGCCGGTCGCTGGACAACCCGGGCCTGTTCGAGCACGAACTCGAGGCGTTCCGGCGCATCTTCGAGATGGGCTACGACAACGTCGAGATAATGTTCCCGCTCGTCAACGACGCCGAGGACGTCTTCCGCGCCCGCGAACTGATGGAGCGGGCCGGCGTCGACCCCGAGAAGCGCGAGTGGGGCGTGATGGTCGAGACGCCGGCGGCCGCGCTCGGCGTCGAGTCGATGGCCGAGGCCGGTATCGACTTCGTCTCCTTCGGGACGAACGACCTCACGCAGTACACCCTCGCGGTGGACCGGAACAACGAGCGCGTCGCCGACCGCTTCGACGAACTCCATCCGTCGGTGCTGAAACTGATGGGCGACACCATCGAGACGTGCCGCGAACTGGGCGTCAAGACGAGCATCTGCGGCCAGGCGGCCTCGAAGCCGCGGATGGTCCAGTTCCTCGTCGAGAAGGGCATCTCGTCGGTCTCGGCGAACATCGACGCCGTCCGCGACGTTCAGCACGAGGCCAAGCGGATCGAACAGCGGCTCATCCTCGATTCGGTGCGCTGA
- a CDS encoding threonine synthase — MQTTEAFRGLVCTETGERYDATATGRSDADARLEATYDYDAVDWTAEAITDRPASMWRYRDLLPFEDPITAEEGGTPLVSAPSLAEEAGLRALSIKDESRNPTGTILDRGLAAAVTAAGEAGAELVALATPGNAGQSAASYAGMADLRSYAFVPSRSPFSNKAMINVHGGEMRVVGGRYPDAEAALHEQLQSAWYTLQEFDNPYRHDGIKTVAFEIAESLEWARPDAVIVPAGTGEVVAGVAKGFRELRETGAIESVPAIYAAQPSGCAPLVAAHERGDGSVEPWESPDTIVGELEITEPKGGAAALEAIEETDGGTVAVDDEESLESAVLAAQQVGVEVGTAGGVALAAVDQLADDGRLGSDDHVAVVNTESGTKTADVLRSHLMGKGV, encoded by the coding sequence ATGCAAACGACCGAGGCGTTCCGCGGACTCGTCTGCACCGAGACCGGCGAGCGCTACGACGCGACGGCGACGGGTCGAAGCGACGCCGACGCGCGGCTCGAAGCGACGTACGACTACGACGCCGTCGACTGGACGGCTGAAGCGATCACCGACAGACCGGCGTCGATGTGGCGCTACCGCGATCTGCTTCCGTTCGAGGACCCGATCACGGCCGAGGAAGGGGGAACGCCGCTCGTGTCCGCTCCGTCGCTCGCCGAGGAGGCGGGACTCCGAGCGCTCTCGATCAAAGACGAGAGCAGAAACCCCACGGGAACGATTCTGGACCGGGGACTCGCGGCAGCGGTGACTGCCGCCGGCGAGGCCGGTGCAGAACTCGTCGCGCTCGCGACACCCGGCAACGCCGGGCAGTCCGCGGCCTCCTACGCGGGGATGGCCGACCTCCGCTCGTACGCGTTCGTCCCCTCACGGTCCCCGTTCTCGAACAAGGCGATGATCAACGTTCACGGGGGCGAGATGCGCGTCGTCGGCGGACGCTATCCGGACGCCGAGGCGGCTCTCCACGAGCAGTTACAGTCGGCGTGGTACACCCTGCAGGAGTTCGACAACCCCTACCGTCACGACGGGATCAAGACGGTCGCGTTCGAGATCGCCGAGTCGCTGGAGTGGGCTCGGCCGGACGCCGTGATCGTCCCGGCGGGCACCGGCGAGGTCGTCGCCGGGGTCGCGAAGGGGTTCCGCGAACTCCGGGAGACCGGTGCCATCGAGTCGGTCCCGGCGATCTACGCCGCACAGCCGTCGGGGTGTGCGCCGCTCGTCGCCGCCCACGAACGAGGAGACGGGTCGGTCGAACCCTGGGAGTCGCCGGACACCATCGTCGGCGAGTTGGAGATCACCGAGCCGAAGGGCGGGGCCGCCGCGCTCGAAGCGATCGAGGAGACGGACGGCGGCACCGTCGCCGTCGACGACGAGGAGAGTTTAGAGAGCGCCGTGCTGGCCGCACAGCAGGTCGGGGTCGAGGTTGGTACGGCCGGCGGTGTCGCGCTGGCGGCCGTCGACCAGCTCGCAGACGACGGTCGCCTCGGCTCCGACGACCACGTCGCCGTCGTCAACACGGAATCGGGGACGAAGACGGCCGACGTGCTCCGAAGCCATCTGATGGGGAAGGGAGTATAG
- a CDS encoding J domain-containing protein, whose amino-acid sequence MLPELVSSLPPWLVFGLLGGGLASVVVAGVFLVGGRLFPDEPSPTGHRVDGSARRRMEIRSYLRAISEPFTEDHTIHGETIEFYLPEREVALTFDAQAYFRLERAGTYTVLCEHEMPVHALGRRLPFDVPKFDFGSRRTPSDDPVGEAFDHLGLARTASQEDVRDAYRDRVKSVHPDHGGSQAEFKRLQEAYATAREHAAE is encoded by the coding sequence GTGCTTCCGGAGTTGGTCTCGTCGCTGCCGCCGTGGCTGGTCTTCGGCCTTCTCGGCGGTGGCCTCGCCTCCGTCGTCGTCGCCGGGGTGTTCCTCGTCGGGGGGCGGCTGTTCCCCGACGAGCCGTCGCCGACGGGCCACCGCGTCGACGGGTCGGCGCGCCGCCGAATGGAGATCAGATCGTATCTCCGGGCCATCTCTGAGCCCTTCACCGAGGATCACACGATCCACGGGGAGACTATCGAGTTCTATCTCCCAGAGCGCGAGGTCGCGCTCACGTTCGACGCGCAGGCGTATTTCCGGCTCGAACGCGCCGGGACGTACACCGTCCTCTGCGAGCACGAGATGCCGGTGCACGCGCTCGGACGGCGGCTTCCCTTCGACGTTCCGAAGTTCGACTTCGGGTCGCGGCGAACCCCGAGTGACGATCCCGTCGGCGAGGCGTTCGACCACCTCGGTCTCGCCCGGACCGCGAGTCAGGAGGACGTCAGAGACGCCTACCGCGACCGCGTGAAGTCGGTCCACCCCGACCACGGCGGCTCGCAGGCGGAGTTCAAACGCCTCCAGGAGGCGTACGCGACCGCCCGAGAGCACGCCGCGGAGTGA